The following are from one region of the Carnobacterium gallinarum DSM 4847 genome:
- a CDS encoding HD domain-containing protein, which produces MGMHQYIKSLSDLENIIRCPGKFKYEDHSVASHSFKVTQIAQFLGTVEEQAGRKINWRSLYEKALNHDYTELFIGDIKTPVKYATPALREMLADVEESMMENFVKREIPEEFQAVYMERLKEGKDSSLEGEILSVADKVDLLYESFGEIQKGNPESVFTEIYEESLKTILEFKHLKSVDYFLTAVLPDLLSGDFTNQAQLQRISQKILRE; this is translated from the coding sequence ATGGGAATGCATCAATATATTAAGAGTTTAAGTGATTTAGAAAATATTATTCGTTGTCCAGGGAAGTTTAAATATGAGGATCATTCAGTTGCATCTCATTCCTTTAAAGTAACTCAAATTGCTCAATTTTTAGGAACTGTTGAAGAGCAAGCAGGACGAAAAATTAATTGGCGTTCACTTTATGAAAAAGCATTGAATCACGATTATACAGAGCTATTTATTGGAGATATTAAAACACCAGTAAAATATGCTACACCTGCTTTACGAGAAATGTTAGCAGATGTTGAGGAATCGATGATGGAGAATTTTGTGAAACGAGAAATACCAGAAGAATTTCAAGCAGTTTATATGGAACGTTTAAAAGAAGGCAAAGATAGCAGTTTAGAAGGAGAAATCTTGTCGGTTGCAGATAAAGTTGATTTATTGTATGAATCATTTGGAGAAATTCAAAAAGGCAATCCAGAGAGTGTTTTTACTGAAATCTATGAAGAATCTTTAAAGACAATTCTAGAATTTAAGCATTTAAAAAGTGTTGATTATTTTTTAACAGCAGTGTTACCTGATTTACTTAGTGGAGACTTTACAAATCAAGCTCAATTGCAACGAATTTCGCAAAAAATATTAAGGGAATAA
- the pstB gene encoding phosphate ABC transporter ATP-binding protein PstB — protein MDHKEYVIESNDVHLYYGKNEALKGVSLNFEPKGITALIGPSGCGKSTYLRTLNRMNDLIPDVTITGNVLLKGENIYGPKMDTVKLRKQVGMVFQQPNPFPFSIYDNVTYGLKIAGMKDKTKMDEIVEESLKKAAVWDDVKDKLGKSALSLSGGQQQRVCIARVLAIEPEVILLDEPTSALDPVSSGKIENMLLELKEYYTMIMVTHNMQQASRISDKTAFFLQGNLIETGDTNQLFLNPKEKETDDYISGRFG, from the coding sequence TTGGATCATAAAGAATATGTAATTGAATCAAATGATGTACATTTATATTATGGTAAAAATGAAGCATTAAAAGGCGTATCATTAAATTTTGAACCAAAAGGAATCACTGCTTTAATCGGTCCAAGTGGTTGTGGGAAATCAACCTATTTAAGAACATTAAATCGAATGAATGATTTAATTCCTGATGTAACCATTACCGGGAATGTCCTTTTAAAAGGTGAAAATATTTATGGACCTAAAATGGATACTGTAAAATTAAGAAAGCAAGTTGGAATGGTTTTTCAACAGCCGAATCCTTTTCCATTTTCAATTTATGACAATGTAACCTATGGATTGAAGATTGCAGGAATGAAAGACAAAACTAAAATGGATGAAATTGTTGAAGAAAGTCTCAAAAAAGCAGCAGTTTGGGATGATGTAAAAGATAAGCTAGGTAAAAGTGCCTTATCTTTATCTGGTGGACAACAACAACGTGTTTGTATCGCACGTGTGCTAGCAATCGAACCTGAAGTAATTTTATTGGATGAACCAACAAGTGCCTTAGATCCAGTTTCTAGTGGTAAAATTGAAAATATGTTGTTAGAATTAAAAGAGTATTATACCATGATAATGGTGACGCATAATATGCAGCAAGCATCACGGATTTCAGACAAGACAGCATTTTTCTTACAAGGAAACCTAATTGAAACAGGTGACACAAATCAACTTTTCTTAAATCCTAAAGAAAAAGAAACAGATGATTATATTTCGGGACGATTTGGTTAA
- the phoU gene encoding phosphate signaling complex protein PhoU, translating into MRRVFEEELNDLHLRFSEMGMMVNESIYKSVKAFINHDKELAKEVIANDQAINELELDLEKRSFEMIALQQPVTTDLRIIVTVMKASSDLERMGDHAVSIAKSTIRVKGNKRVPEIEAEIAEMADKVKIMVEEVLEAYVKNDAKRAKKIAAIDSEVDVYFKQIYKNCIEEMKNNSEIIVGASDYMLVAGYLERIGDYVTNICEWIVYLSTGKVTELNNNNKK; encoded by the coding sequence ATGAGACGAGTGTTTGAGGAAGAATTAAATGATTTGCATTTACGTTTTTCAGAAATGGGTATGATGGTAAATGAATCGATTTATAAATCAGTTAAAGCTTTTATTAATCATGATAAAGAATTGGCTAAAGAGGTTATTGCCAATGATCAAGCAATTAATGAACTAGAACTTGATTTAGAAAAAAGAAGCTTTGAAATGATTGCGTTACAGCAGCCGGTTACAACTGATTTACGAATTATTGTAACAGTGATGAAAGCTAGTTCTGATTTAGAACGAATGGGCGATCATGCAGTCAGTATTGCAAAATCAACGATTCGAGTTAAAGGGAACAAACGCGTACCAGAAATTGAAGCTGAAATTGCTGAGATGGCAGATAAAGTTAAAATTATGGTAGAAGAAGTTTTAGAAGCTTATGTAAAAAATGATGCAAAACGTGCGAAAAAAATTGCTGCAATTGATTCAGAAGTTGATGTGTATTTCAAACAGATTTACAAAAACTGTATTGAAGAAATGAAAAACAACTCTGAAATTATTGTTGGTGCTTCTGATTATATGTTAGTTGCCGGATACCTAGAAAGAATCGGTGATTATGTAACAAATATTTGTGAATGGATTGTTTATCTATCAACAGGTAAAGTAACTGAGTTAAATAATAATAATAAAAAATAA